Proteins encoded by one window of Chryseobacterium aquaeductus:
- a CDS encoding TIGR03643 family protein — MKTEFNFEQKYRIIEMAWEDRTPFEAIEYQFKITESEVIELMRKELKPSSFRLWRKRVNSGVSQKHLMKRNPDIERFKCSRQRTISHNKISKR; from the coding sequence ATGAAAACGGAATTTAATTTTGAGCAAAAATACAGAATTATCGAGATGGCTTGGGAAGACAGAACGCCTTTCGAAGCGATTGAATATCAATTTAAAATCACTGAATCTGAAGTCATTGAACTGATGAGAAAGGAATTAAAACCTTCCAGCTTTCGACTTTGGAGAAAAAGAGTGAATTCGGGAGTCAGCCAGAAGCATTTGATGAAAAGAAATCCTGACATTGAACGCTTTAAATGCTCAAGACAGCGGACAATCAGCCATAATAAAATTTCAAAACGGTAA
- a CDS encoding SDR family NAD(P)-dependent oxidoreductase → MKNIVIIGCGQGIGFASAKLLSKNNKVIGVSKTENTEVNELDIDFHQMDILTGNIDEIQFPEVVDGLVYAPGSINLKPFNRLSEDDFKNDFEINVLGAVKIIQKLLPNLKKSGSASIVLFSSVAAKLGMPFHASISASKSAVEGLTKSLAAELSSQKIRVNAIAPSLTDTNLASQLLSTPEKREASGKRHPLQRVGSPEEMAKMVEFLLSENSSWMTGQIIGIDGGMGNTKL, encoded by the coding sequence ATGAAAAATATAGTTATCATCGGTTGCGGACAGGGAATCGGCTTCGCTTCGGCAAAGTTACTTTCTAAAAATAATAAGGTCATCGGCGTTTCAAAAACGGAAAATACTGAAGTCAACGAACTTGATATTGATTTTCATCAAATGGATATTCTTACAGGAAATATTGATGAAATACAATTTCCCGAAGTTGTTGACGGTTTGGTTTATGCACCCGGAAGTATCAATTTGAAACCATTTAACAGACTTTCGGAAGATGATTTTAAAAATGATTTTGAGATCAATGTTTTAGGAGCTGTAAAAATCATTCAGAAACTTTTGCCTAATTTAAAAAAATCTGGAAGTGCATCTATTGTGCTTTTCAGTTCGGTAGCTGCGAAATTGGGAATGCCTTTCCACGCTTCGATTTCTGCAAGCAAAAGTGCTGTAGAAGGTCTTACGAAAAGTCTGGCTGCGGAATTATCTTCGCAAAAAATAAGAGTGAATGCGATTGCGCCTTCTTTGACGGATACTAATCTGGCTTCTCAACTTCTTTCAACGCCCGAAAAACGTGAAGCTTCAGGGAAAAGACATCCGCTGCAAAGAGTCGGAAGTCCGGAAGAAATGGCAAAAATGGTGGAGTTTTTGTTGTCTGAAAACTCATCCTGGATGACAGGACAAATCATCGGTATCGACGGCGGAATGGGTAATACCAAACTTTAG
- a CDS encoding cryptochrome/photolyase family protein: MATVKQSTAQLIFPHQLFKDTDYLDKSQPVFLVEEFLFFRQYKFHKQKIAFHRASMKFYEEYLTKEKFTVEYIESTSPLSDVRKLMKHLEKEKFDKILITDVCDNWLEKRIRQTKLELEILDSPLFINTKNDLKEYFEDKITYHQTDFYKQQRISRNILMKAGKPMGDKWTFDTENRKKYPKNKKAPSIHYPENSKFYKEARKYTEKNFGENYGNLSSYQLYPVTFEEAENWFNQFLELRFADFGVYEDSIVEREHFLHHSVLSPLLNIGLLNAEKVLREAIEYAKDFDIPINSLEGFVRQILGWREFVRGIYVYEGTLQRNKNYWKHKNPLPKSFYDAKTKIKPIDSTILKVLETGYAHHIERLMIFANFMNLLKLNPDEVYQWFMEMFIDSYDWVMVPNVYGMSSFSDGGKMSTKPYISGSNYIKKMSDYADGEWTEKWDALFWNFVNENRQFFKSNARLGVMLKTLDKMTDDKKSEHFKIAKQTIKDLK; this comes from the coding sequence ATGGCTACAGTAAAGCAATCAACAGCACAATTGATATTTCCGCACCAGCTTTTCAAAGACACGGATTATTTGGATAAAAGTCAGCCGGTTTTTTTGGTGGAAGAATTTCTGTTTTTCAGACAATATAAATTTCACAAACAGAAGATTGCCTTTCACAGAGCCAGTATGAAGTTTTATGAGGAATATTTAACCAAAGAAAAATTCACGGTTGAATATATTGAGAGCACTTCCCCACTTTCTGACGTGAGAAAATTGATGAAACATTTAGAGAAAGAAAAATTTGATAAAATTCTCATTACCGATGTCTGCGACAATTGGCTGGAGAAAAGAATCAGACAGACAAAACTGGAGTTGGAGATTTTAGATAGTCCACTTTTCATCAACACCAAAAATGATCTGAAAGAATATTTTGAAGATAAAATAACTTATCACCAAACCGATTTTTACAAGCAGCAAAGAATCTCCAGAAACATCCTGATGAAAGCCGGAAAACCGATGGGTGACAAATGGACTTTCGACACAGAAAACAGAAAAAAATATCCTAAAAATAAAAAAGCACCATCCATTCACTATCCTGAAAATAGCAAATTCTACAAAGAAGCAAGAAAATATACGGAGAAAAATTTTGGTGAAAATTATGGAAATCTAAGTTCTTACCAATTGTATCCTGTCACTTTTGAAGAAGCAGAAAATTGGTTTAATCAGTTTCTGGAACTGCGTTTTGCCGATTTTGGAGTATATGAAGACAGCATTGTGGAGCGAGAACATTTTTTGCACCACAGCGTACTTTCTCCGTTGCTCAATATCGGACTTCTGAATGCAGAAAAGGTTTTGCGTGAAGCCATCGAATATGCAAAAGATTTTGATATTCCGATCAATTCTTTAGAAGGTTTTGTGCGTCAGATCTTGGGCTGGAGAGAATTTGTGAGAGGAATTTATGTTTACGAAGGAACTTTGCAAAGAAATAAAAATTACTGGAAACACAAAAATCCGCTTCCGAAATCATTTTACGATGCGAAAACAAAAATAAAACCGATCGACAGCACGATTTTGAAAGTTTTGGAAACCGGATATGCGCATCATATCGAAAGATTAATGATTTTTGCCAACTTTATGAATCTTCTGAAACTTAATCCCGACGAGGTTTATCAATGGTTTATGGAAATGTTCATCGATTCGTACGATTGGGTGATGGTTCCTAATGTCTACGGAATGAGCAGTTTTTCGGATGGCGGAAAAATGAGTACCAAACCCTACATCAGCGGAAGCAATTATATCAAAAAAATGAGTGATTATGCGGATGGCGAATGGACTGAAAAATGGGATGCTCTTTTCTGGAATTTTGTGAATGAAAACCGCCAGTTTTTTAAATCTAATGCAAGGCTTGGAGTGATGCTGAAAACTTTAGATAAAATGACCGACGATAAAAAATCTGAACATTTTAAAATTGCTAAACAGACCATTAAAGATTTGAAATAA
- a CDS encoding glycoside hydrolase family 28 protein encodes MSISVSAQYKPWTSAKQPLKEIKALKKQIKAPKFRKVDYLVTDFGAVGDGKTKNTEAFKKAIEKCSAEGGGRVVVPNGIFLTGAIYLESNVNLHLNDGSTILFSQDSNDYPIVFTRWEGMECMNYSSLIYAYEEENIAITGKGTLDGNADLDNWWFWCGATKYGYNETRPGRQNPARAKLHEYMAQRKPARERIFGDGWYLRPNFVQPYKSKNFYMADVLVKNSPMWNLNPVLCENVLIERVKVISHGPNNDGFDPEACKNVWIKDSYFDTGDDCIAIKSGRDEDGRDIGKPAENHIIENCEMKDGHGGVVIGSEIAGGAKNIYAIGNVMDSKNLDRALRIKTSSSRGGIIENVFFYNTKVGAYKEAAVRFNMHYEKPGNHIPTIRNIWVENLTVDKGGKYAVFSDAYETSPVTDFTMINAKMAGVQIPYKVDYLKNVTLKNVTVNGQPLTELKP; translated from the coding sequence ATGTCGATTTCCGTATCGGCTCAATATAAACCTTGGACTTCCGCAAAACAGCCTTTAAAAGAAATCAAAGCTTTAAAGAAACAAATTAAAGCTCCAAAGTTCCGAAAAGTTGATTATCTGGTGACAGATTTCGGAGCTGTGGGTGACGGAAAAACAAAAAATACGGAAGCTTTCAAAAAAGCCATCGAAAAATGCAGTGCTGAAGGTGGCGGAAGAGTTGTCGTTCCAAATGGCATTTTCTTAACAGGTGCTATTTATCTGGAATCTAATGTCAATCTTCATTTGAATGACGGGTCTACGATTCTTTTTAGTCAGGACAGCAATGACTACCCTATCGTTTTCACGCGTTGGGAAGGAATGGAATGTATGAATTATTCGTCCCTGATTTACGCTTACGAAGAAGAAAATATCGCCATTACCGGAAAAGGAACTTTAGACGGAAACGCAGATTTGGATAACTGGTGGTTCTGGTGCGGCGCAACAAAATATGGCTATAATGAAACCCGTCCGGGAAGACAAAATCCTGCCCGTGCTAAACTTCACGAATATATGGCGCAGAGAAAACCTGCAAGAGAAAGAATTTTCGGGGACGGTTGGTATTTGAGACCTAATTTCGTTCAGCCTTACAAGTCTAAAAACTTCTATATGGCAGACGTTTTAGTTAAAAATTCTCCAATGTGGAACTTAAATCCTGTTTTGTGTGAGAATGTTTTAATTGAAAGAGTAAAAGTTATCAGTCACGGACCAAACAACGACGGTTTCGACCCTGAAGCCTGTAAAAATGTCTGGATTAAAGATTCATATTTTGACACGGGAGACGACTGTATCGCCATCAAATCCGGAAGAGATGAAGACGGAAGGGACATCGGAAAACCTGCCGAAAACCACATTATCGAAAACTGCGAAATGAAAGACGGTCACGGCGGTGTTGTGATCGGAAGTGAAATTGCAGGCGGAGCGAAAAATATTTATGCCATCGGAAACGTAATGGATAGCAAAAATCTTGACAGAGCCTTAAGAATTAAAACAAGTTCTAGCCGTGGTGGAATCATCGAAAATGTATTTTTCTACAACACAAAAGTGGGCGCTTACAAAGAAGCAGCAGTTCGTTTCAATATGCATTATGAAAAACCCGGAAATCATATTCCGACCATCAGAAATATTTGGGTTGAGAATTTGACAGTTGACAAAGGCGGAAAATATGCAGTTTTTTCGGATGCGTACGAAACTTCTCCTGTAACGGATTTTACAATGATTAATGCAAAAATGGCCGGCGTTCAGATTCCTTATAAAGTGGATTATTTAAAAAATGTGACATTGAAAAATGTAACCGTTAACGGACAGCCATTAACTGAGTTAAAACCGTAA
- a CDS encoding MarR family winged helix-turn-helix transcriptional regulator has product MQTDFIIDLLMQVKEFENSHCYKPNSSVEDFRMWLNDKKYTEECPTKLFKNENHQVSFTENEICKQVLLLGRYSKLLIRKGLSDFPDLANEEFTYLYRLKDEPYLTKIQLIEKNGHEKQTGTQIIKRLLEARLLEEKNDDEDKRSKRLNLTERGKEMFHESVNNINQTSKILSGTLNDHEKNELLNILKKLNEFHAHVYTDYKNSDIFEIGKTLNCK; this is encoded by the coding sequence ATGCAAACAGACTTTATCATCGATCTGCTGATGCAAGTGAAAGAATTTGAAAACTCTCATTGCTACAAACCCAACTCAAGTGTTGAAGATTTCCGTATGTGGTTGAATGATAAAAAGTATACCGAAGAATGCCCGACCAAGCTTTTCAAAAATGAAAACCATCAAGTTTCTTTCACCGAGAATGAAATTTGTAAACAGGTTCTTCTCTTGGGAAGATATTCTAAATTACTCATTAGAAAAGGTCTCAGCGATTTTCCGGATTTGGCGAACGAAGAATTTACTTATTTGTACCGACTGAAAGATGAACCGTACTTGACGAAAATTCAGCTGATAGAGAAAAACGGGCACGAAAAACAAACGGGAACTCAGATTATTAAAAGATTGCTGGAAGCTCGACTTCTGGAAGAGAAAAACGATGATGAAGATAAAAGAAGTAAAAGACTTAATTTAACTGAGAGAGGCAAAGAAATGTTCCACGAATCTGTAAATAATATCAATCAAACGTCTAAAATATTATCCGGAACATTGAACGATCATGAAAAAAACGAGCTTTTGAACATTTTGAAAAAATTAAATGAATTTCACGCACACGTTTACACAGATTATAAAAATTCTGATATTTTTGAAATTGGTAAAACTCTAAATTGTAAATAA